The genomic interval ATTATCAGATTATGAGGTTTTAATCTCACGTTTGGTTGACCGTGCTTTACGCCCGATGTTCCCTGAAGATTATCACTCTGATACTCAGGTAATGATCACATTGATATCTTCTGATAAAAATATAATGCCAGATTCATTGGCTGGTTTAGCTGCTTCAGCTGCCATCGCTGTTTCTGATATTCCTTTTAACGGACCAATCTCTGAAGTTCGTGTGGCTAAAATTGATGGTCAATTAGTGATCAATCCTTATGTTAGTGATTTAGAACGTGCTACTTTAGAATTCCTGGTAGCTGGTACTGAAAATGACATCGTCATGGTTGAAGGTGAAGCTGATGAAATTTCTGAAGAAGAAATGGTTGAAGCTATCGAATTCGCACATAAAGCGATCGTTGTTCAGGTTAAAGTTCAAAAAGAATTAGCTGAAGCGGTAGGTAAAACTAAAAAACGTGAGTATTCACATGAAGATAGCAACCCGGAATTAAAGGAGCAGGTTTATGCGGCTACTTATGACCAGGTTTATGCTGTAGCTAAAAGCCAGACTTCTAAAGGTGAGCGTACAGAGAAATTTGCTGAGATTTCAGCAGCTTTCGTAGCCACGCTTGGTGAAGAGGTTGATGCAGTTACTGCTTTCTTAGCTAAAAAATATTTCCATGATGTACAATATGATGCTATCCGTAACCTTGTTTTAGATGAAGGTATGCGTTTAGATGGTCGTGATGTACGTACGGTACGCCCTATCTGGAGTGAGGTAAGTTACTTGCCTTCTGCTCACGGTTCGGCAGTATTTACACGTGGCGAAACGCAATCATTAACTACGGTTACTTTAGGTTCTAAAGATGATGAGCAAATGATTGATGGTGCTTTCGTTAATGGATACAACAAATTCTTATTGCACTACAATTTCCCAGGTTTCTCTACAGGTGAAGTTCGCCCGAACAGAGGTGCTGGCCGTCGTGAAATCGGTCATGGTCATCTGGCTATGCGTTCTTTAAGAAAAGTATTACCAGGTTTAGAAGAAAACCCATATACAATCCGTATCGTTTCTGATATTCTTGAGTCTAATGGTTCTTCTTCAATGGCAACTGTTTGTGCTGGTACATTAGCATTAATGGATGCGGGTATTAAAATCAAAGCTCCGGTTTCGGGTATTGCAATGGGATTAATTACTGATGAGAAAACTGGTAAATATGCAATCCTTACCGACATTCTTGGTGATGAAGATCATTTAGGTGATATGGACTTCAAGGTTACTGGTACTGAAAAAGGTATCGTTGCTTGTCAAATGGACTTAAAAATCAATGGTTTGAAATGGGAAGTTTTAACTGCTGCCCTGAAACAAGCTAATGAGGCTCGTTTACATATCTTAAATGAGATGGCTAAAACTATCTCTGCTCCACGTGAAGATTACAAGGACCATGCTCCCCGTATCGTTTCTTTAAGTATTGACAAGGAATTCATAGGTGCTGTAATTGGCCCGGGCGGTAAAATTATTCAGGAAATGCAACGTGAAACTGGCGCATCTATCTCTATCGAAGAGGTGGGTAACAAAGGTATCGTTGAAATCTTCGCGGATAATAAAGCTGCAATTGATGCTGCTGTTAAACGTATTAATGCAATCGCTGCTAAACCAGACATAGGTGCTACTTATGATGGTAAAGTAAAATCTATCATGCCGTTTGGTGCTTTCGTTGAGATTATGCCGGGTAAAGATGGTTTACTTCACATTTCTGAGATCGCTTGGGAACGTTTAGAAACTATGGATGGTGTGCTTAAAGAAGGTGACAAAATCCAGGTTAAATTGTTAGATATCGATAAACAAGGTAAAATGAAACTTTCAAGAAAAGCTTTATTGCCTCGTCCACCGAAACCAGAAGGTGCAGAGACTAAGCCTGCTTAGTTGATCATCTTATAAATAGAAAACGCCTCACGATTATTTCGTGAGGCGTTTTTTTATGCTTTAAATTTGGTTATTCGTGTTTTAAGGAATCTATGGGGGTAGCTTTTGCAACTTTAACAGATTGTACACTGACGGTTAGAATGGCAATGATCAGGGATATGCCTGTGGCTATGGCAAAAGGTAAAAGTGTAATGCCTACATTAAATTCAAAGGCTGATAGCCATTTGCTGATAATGATGTAGGCGAGGGGAAATGCGATCAGGTTCGCAATGGCAACCAGTTTAATAAAGTCTTTGTTGAGCAGGGTTAAGATGTTCAGTGTACTTGCGCCGAGTACTTTGCGTATACTGATTTCTTTTTTTCGCTGTTCTGCCATAAATAGCGCAAGCCCGAGTAAACCGAGGCAGGAAATAAAGATGGCAAAACCACCAAACCAGTTGGATAAAATCCCTAGTAAACGCTCATCCTGGAATTTCTGCTGAAAACTTTCATCTACAAACTTCCGGTCTACCGGGAAATTTGGATTTAAGGCTTTAACGACTTCATCAATTTGTGCTACTGAATTACTGATGCTTTGTGCAGGGTTTAGTCTGATAATTGCATGGGTAACGCCTGCAATCCGATTGGTGATAAACATGGGCGCAGCATTTTTATAGGGAGATTCCATCACAAAGTCTTTCATTACGCCTATAATAGTAAGGAATTTACCGAAAATTTTGAGGGTCGTACCTATAGGATGTTTCAATCCCATTACTTTTACGGCTGCTTGATTCACAACGATATTGGTAGAGTCGGCGGTAAATCTGGAAGAAAATTCCCTTCCTTCGACCATACCAGAGCCCAGGGTTTTGGCAAAATCTTCTCCGGCATCACGGTGATTGAACAGCACGTCGTCTTTAAGGTTTTTACCTGGCCATTCTACACTAAAAGTATTGTTTCCGCCTTGATTGATACTCATGCTGAAATAAGTGACTCCGGTAGCTGCTCCGGTTTTGAGGAGTCTTTCTTTGAGTAAGGCCAGTTTTTCTTTGCCAAAGAGGTTTCCTTGTATTGGTATTTCTACTAAACCAGCTTTGTCATAGCCTATTGATTTGTTTTTAATGTAATTGAGTTGCTGATAAATAACAATGGTACAGATAATTAAGCAGGCTGCAAATATGAACTGAAAGACAACTAAGGCTTTTCTTACAGAAAGAGATGAACTGCCTGCGGTACTAAAGCCCTTTAATACTTTAACGGGTTCAAAAGAGGAGAGGTAAAAGGCCGGATAACTCCCTGCAATGAAACCTGTAAAGGCAGTAAGGCCAAACAGCACTGACCAGAATATCCAGTTCTGATAGTTAATGATTAGTTTAATGTTTAACAAGGCATTAAAATAGGGCAGGCTGATCTCCATTAAGGTGAACGCGACCAGCATCGCTATAAAAGAGAGTAAAATAGATTCTAGCATAAACTGTCCGATTAAGGCCCCTCTGGATGAGCCAATGGCTTTTCTAACGCCGACTTCCCGGGCTCTTTTCTCTGATTTGGCTGTGGAGAGGTTCATAAAGTTTACGCAGGCAATTAACAGGATACAGAAAGCCAGAATGAGAAATATCCTGAGCTGATCTATCTTTCCTCCAACTGATTTTCCATTCTCAAAGGTGTCGTATAAATGCCATTTGGTTAAAGGGTGCATCAGTCCGGTATTCGTAGCGTCTTTGCTATTGTTTTTAAAAATGTCCCTGATCTGACCATTGGCTTTATCAAAAAAAGTATTGCTTTTAAGCTGGACTACAGTCAAACACATATTGTTCCCCCAGTTGATTTCTTTTGACCATGGGTTTTGTTTTACAAATAGTGCGTATGGCATGAGATAGTCGAATTGGATGGTACTGTTTTTAGGTACATCTTCGATGACTGCTTCGACTTTTAAGACCTCGGTATTTTGCAGTTTCACAATTTTATTGATGGGGTCTTCATCGCCAAAGAGGTTTCTGGCCATGGTCTGGGTTAAAATAACGGTGTTGATATTGGTTAAAAGTCTATTAGAGTTTCCTTTAATGATTTTATAATCGAATATTTTCAGGAATGACGGATCTGTATAAACAGCTTTCTTTTTGAAATTCTTTTCTCCATTACTCAGTAGCTGTTCGGCCGGGTAAGTGGAGTGGGAGGAATAGGCTACGCCTGATATTTTATTCCTTACTTCATCTGCCATGGCGCCTGGTGTCCATGCCCAGCTAAAGGTTTGTGTGCTGGCTTTGGAATTGTTGTAGATAATGTAGGTTTTATCAAAATTAGTGAACTGCCGGTCGTAACTCCACTCATAGGCCACATAGAGTAGTAATATCATACAACTTGCCAGTCCGATGGCCAGGCCTCCTACATTAATTAAGGTGTATCCTTTGTTTTTCCAAAGGCTGCGTAAAGCTATTTTAAGGTCTAGTTTAAACATGTATTTAAGGTTAATATCCGTTTGATGCCAAAAGCTAAACGTATGCCATTCCCTTGTAAACTGGTTTTTGATGGAATAAACAGTGATTTTTAATCCTGATGAATTTGAAACTGCCCGGAAATGAACAGTGAGTGTGCGTTTTCGTAATTAAAGGCATGTTTTAGGATTTCATTTTACATTGAATATACCTTTTATGCAGACTAATTTGTGCTATAAACGGGTTATTTTTTTATATTTACTTTCTCAATAGCTTTACAATCTGAACACATGAAACACCTGATTGCCCCCTCTGTACTTTCTGCTGATTTTGCCAATTTACAACGCGATATAGAAATGATTAATTCGAGCGACGCAGATTGGTTTCATGTAGATATTATGGATGGTGTATTTGTACCGAACATTTCTTTTGGTTTTCCAGTGATGAAAGCGGTGAAAAAACATGCGAAGAAACCTTTGGATGTTCATTTGATGATCGTTAATCCTGATTTGTATATTGAACAGTTTGCCGAAGCAGGAGCAAATAGTATTACGGTACATTATGAGGCTTGTGTACATTTGGACAGAACGGTTCAGGTGATCCATAAAGCAGGAGCGAAGGCCTGCGTAGCGCTTAATCCGCATACGCCTGTAGAGTTACTGATTGATATTCTTCCGGTACTGGACATGGTACTGATCATGTCTGTAAATCCTGGTTTTGGCGGACAGCAGTTTATTCCCAATACACTGCTTAAAATCAGAAGATTGAAAGCTATGGCTGCCATAGTAAATCCGGGTTTACTGATTGAGGTAGATGGTGGTGTAAGTATTCATAACCTGGGCGATTTACTGGCTGCCGGCGCGGATGTTTTTGTAGCTGGAAATGCTATTTTCGGTGCTGAATCCCCTTTGGAAATGATCACCGCGATGAAGTGTGAATCAGTATCCTCCTTAAACAGTATATAAAATCCATTCGTTTAGTAGTTATTTCAAAAAACCAAATATTATTTGGATAAAACCAATTACATTTACAATAATTAATTAGCATATAAAATGAGACATAATTTTGGAGCAGGCCCCTGTATTTTACCTCAGGAAGTGTTTAGACAGGCGTCACAAGCCGTTTTAGATTTTAAGGACGGGTTATCGATTTTAGAGATTTCCCACCGTACACCAGAGTTCGAGGCCGTATTAGCTGAAGCTGTTAAGTTGGTTAAAGAGTTGTTAAATGTACCGGAAGGATATTCTGTTTTATTTTTACAGGGTGGTGCAAGTTTGCAGTTTGCAATGGTTCCGATGAACTTGTTAAGTGAAGGACAAACAGCAACTTATCTGGAAACGGGTGTATGGGCTAACAAAGCGATTAAAGAAGTGAAAAACTTTGGTTCTGCGAATGTAGTGGCTTCTTCGAAGGATGCTAACTTTAACTACGTGCCTAAGGGATATTCAATTCCTGAAGATAGTGCTTATTTCCATTGCACTTCGAATAACACAATTTATGGAACTGAAATGTTCAGCTTGCCTGAAACTCAAGTACCGGTAGTGTGTGATATGTCATCAGACATTATGAGCAGAGTGATCGATGTTTCACAGTATGATCTGATCTATGCGGGTTCACAAAAAAATATTGGCCCTGCTGGTTCAGTTTTAGTAATTGTTAAGGATGAGATTTTAGGTAAAACAACTAATAAGATCCCTTCTATGTTAGATTATAAAGTGCATATTGAGGGTGGTTCTATGTACAATACGCCTCCTGTTTTTGCAATTTATGTAGCGATGTTAAACCTGAGATGGTTAAAATCTAAAGGTGGTGTGGCGGAGATTGAGAAAGAGAACATTGCGAAAGCGAATGCTTTATATATGGAAATTGACAGAAATCCTTTATTTAAGGGTACTGCTGTAGTAGAGGACCGTTCAAGAATGAATATCTGTTTCGTGATGGAAAATCCTGAACTGGAGAAACCATTCCTGAAATTTGTAGAAGAGAATGATGTGGAAGGGCTTAAAGGACATAGAAGTGTAGGTGGATTCAGAGCTTCTATTTACAATGCGTTACCAATTACAAGTGTACACAGACTAGTGGAATTGATGCAGGTTTTTGCAGAGAAACACCCAAAATAAAATTTAATGATTAAGATACTTGCAAACGATGGGATCGATCCTATCGGAAAACGATTATTAGAAGAAGCCGGTTTTATTGTAGATACAGAAACTGTTGCTCAGGATAAACTGATTGAAGCCCTGCAGAATTATGATGCAATTACGGTTAGAAGCGCAACGAAAGTTCGTAAAGATGTGATTGATGCTTGCCCGAATTTGAAGTTGATTGGCAGAGGTGGAGTAGGAATGGACAATATTGATGTGGATTATGCACGTGAACAAGGCCGTGCGGTAGTGAATACCCCTGCTGCTTCTTCTTTGTCAGTTGCAGAACTGGTGTTTGCACATTTATTTACTGGTATTCGTTTTTTACAGGATGCTAACCGTAAAATGCCTGTTGAGGGTGCTACGAGTTTCAATAAACTGAAAAAGGATTATGCAAAAGGCACTGAGCTTAGAGGTAAAACTTTAGGGATCATTGGCTTTGGCAGAATTGGAAGAGAGACGGCTACTTTAGCTTTAGGCTTGGGTATGAATGTACTGGCTTATGATCTTTATCCTTTTGATGGCAAATTGACATTGAAGTTTCAGGGTGATTTAAGTCTTGATATTCCTGTTAAAACGGTTAGTCTGGAAGAAGTGATTAAAAATAGTGATTTCATCACTTTACATACGCCTTTCGCTGACCGTCCTATTTTAGGGGCTGCTGAGTTTGATTTAATGAAACCAGGAGTTGGTGTGGTGAATTGTTCAAGAGGTGGTACAATTGATGAGCAGGCACTGATTAATGCGTTGGATGGTGCTAAAGTTGCTTTTGCTGGTTTAGATGTGTTTGACAATGAGCCTACTCCTTTGGAGGCTATTTTAAAACATCCTAAGATCTCGTTAACGCCGCATATTGGTGCAGCTACGAACGAAGCACAGGAGCGTATTGGTGAAGAGTTAGCTTCATTGATTATTGCACATTTTAAAAAATAATTATTAAAACAGGAAAATAAGTTAAATGGTTTGGGGATTTGATTATATTGGCCCCAAACCAAATAACACCTGTTTCATGCCTTTAGTAAAGCCTTTTTCAGCGCTTATCCCTGCTGCACATTTGCAGTCTTCTGTGGTCACACGGCCCCTTGAATATTACAGTACAGGTGAGGCCAGATTAATTGCCTCTGAAAACAATTATAGCTTTCTTCATTTAATTAGTCCGGCTTTGGATCATGCTTATTTGCGTGATATGAACCAGGAATTGATTTTCCGTAAGATTGCTGAAAACTTCGATTCTTTTCTGAATGGTAATGTACTGGTTCCGGTTAACCGCCCTTGTTTTTATATTTACCAGGTTACTTGTAATGGGTTTACGCAGAAAGGTTTATGGACTTTAAGTGATGTACAGAGTTATCTGGATGGAAGCATTAAAAAGCATGAACTGACGGTAGAAAGGCGGGAGAAACAGCTGGCTGATTATCTGCACCATACTGGTCTGGATGCAAACCCGGTATTGATTACTTATCATCCTGTGCAGGCTATTGATGAGGTAATTGCAAAGTATATGCTGGAGCTTCCGGTGATTGATTTTACGTTTACTGATTTGACTGAACATAAGGTCTGGCTGATTGATGACCAGGAGGCTATTGATTTAATTAGCAGTGAAATCGAAAAGATAGGTGCTGTTTATATTGCAGATGGTCATCATCGTGCGGCAGCCATGTCAAAGATGGATTATTTTTCGACTGTGTTTATGAATACGGATGAGATCAGGGTGCTGCAGTTTAACAGGCTGGTCAGAGATCTGAATGGGTTAACGACAGTTGATTTTCTATCCAGACTAAAGGATGCTTTTACGCTGGAAAAATCGCAGGAGCCGGTAGATCCGGATCAGTTACACCGGATTGGAATGTACCTGGATAAACAGTGGTATGTTTTATCTCCAAAACCAGCTGCTTATGATGCGAATGATCCTGTAGAGCTATTGGATGTTAGTATTTTACAGCATCAGTTGTTAGGTCCTGTATTAGGAATTGATGATCCGCGTACCAATGCGCGGGTGACTTTTGAAGGTGGGATTACGCCTTTGTCAGCGTTACAGCAAATGGTGGATAATGGCCTTTATGCAGTCGTATTTACGTTGTTTGCGGTTTCTGTGGAACAGATTATCAATGTAGCGGATGCGAATAAGACAATGCCTCCAAAGTCTACCTGGATAGAGCCTAAGTTCCTGGTAGGGATGCTGACTAATTATTGTATTTAAGATTTTTTACGGAGTTTGCTGTAAAAGTAGAGGCCACCGGTGATGATAATCAGAATTAAAAAGATAATGGAATAGGTTTCTGTGTTTTTTTCTGCTGTTATCGCTGCTGTTTTTTTCTTTAATTCTTCGTTCTGATCTTGTAATTTTTTAATGGCCTGCATGTAGCTTTCTATTCGTTTTGCGTTATTGCCGGCATTGGTTTGTACTTGTTGTACTTCCTGATCTTTATAGTTCATTAATACTTTAAGTTCCCTGAATATATTGTTGTCATTCAGTATGATACCACGCAGTATTTCATTGGAATTCTTGAGGTCGTTCTTAGTCTGCAAGCCGAAAATACCGGTTCTCGCACTGAGGCTTAAGTCGTACTGCCCGAATTTGGCACTTCGCTCTGCGAGTAGGGCATTTATTTTTAAACGTTGCACCTGATAGGCAGAGGTGTCACTTGGTATGGCTAAGGCATTAATAGTAGTGCTTAAACCGATAAATAGAAGGAGAGGTCTGATCATAATTGTATTATTTTGATTTTTAAAGCAAAATCTATGCCTTATAAAGGGTAGGGCTGATTCAGCTCAATTGAACCTGGTTTAAGGGTGGAATTGAATGCGGACAATATCTCCAAGGTGTAAACCGAGTAAGCCGCTTGCTTTACCTTTGTTAATGGCTATTTCCAAATGGTTGCTGATGCCGAAAAGGCATAGTTTTTCTCCTTCTGAAACTTCGTTATAGTGCCAGCTGAGCTGGGTTATGGTTTCGCTTTTCCGGAAAAACAGGGTGAAGTCTCTGTTACGCTGAATTTTAGTGAATAGTTCTTTAGTGATATTGGTAATTACATTGCAGAAGGTATCGATATAAATGACACTTCCTCTGATCATATCTTGTTCGATGACCGGGTTGAGGAGCATTTTTTCTTCAATGTTTGCTGTGGGCAGTCCAATGTCTTTGAGCTTCCCGCCTTTGGCAAGGTGAATGGCTGCTTTAACAAAAATATCAACAAGCGGGAAGTGCAGGTACTTCAGATCCTGCATAATATTCAGCTCTACAATCTCATCTGGTTTGCCGTCAAATAGCAAAGAAAAAATCCCGTTATCAGCGCCGACAAAATAATGATCGTGATATTTTAACCCGATATATTTTGTATTTTCACTGAACACAGAATCTATACCTATCAGGTGCACAGTACCTTTAGGAAAATAGTGATAAACATTCTTTAAAACAAAGGCTGCGTAAGAGATATTGAAGGATGGAACTTCATGGGTAATATCAACAATAGTAGCTGTAGGCAAGATCGTCAGGATACTGCCTTTGAGGGCAGCCTGATAAAAATCTTTGGATCCTAAATCTGTTGTTAAAGTGATAATGGCCATTAAAAATTGAATATTTATTCTTATTCTTGCGTATGCGGTAAAGCGCTACAAATATTCAACTTTTATATCAAAATATACACTCCTATCTAAAAAACAATATTTTGAACGAACTAAAACTAACATTAGAAACAGTAGATCCGGTACAATTCTGGGGTGCAAACAACGAGCATTATGAGTTGATCAAACACGCATTTCCTAAACTGAAAGTTGTTGCCAGAGGCAACGAGGTGAAGGTGTTAGGTGATGAGGGTGAGCAAAAACTCTTTGAAAAAAAATTTGGTAAATTGGTCGGTCACCTGGAGCAATATGGCTCTTTAAGTCCGGGTGATATTGAATCAATTTTAGCGTTTAAGTATAACGCGGATGTTTATGGTGCTGATGCTGCACCAGAAAAAGTGAATGGTGGTGGCGGTGGAGAAGTCATTGTATTCGGGAATAGCGGTATGATGATCAAAGCCCGAACGGCTAATCAACGCAGAATGGTGGACAGTATCGTGAAAAACGATGTGCTTTTTGCAATCGGCCCTGCGGGGACGGGAAAAACGTATACGGCGGTAGCACTTGCTGTGAGAGCATTGAAAAATAAAGAGATTAAAAGAATTATTTTAACCAGACCGGCTGTAGAGGCTGGGGAGAGCTTAGGTTTTCTGCCTGGTGATTTAAAGGAGAAAGTAGATCCTTATCTTCGTCCGTTATATGATGCGCTTGATGATATGATTCCGGCAGAGAAGCTGAAGTTGTATTTAGAGAACAGAACGATCGAAATTGCACCGCTCGCTTTTATGCGTGGCCGTACTTTGGATAATTGTTTTGTAATTTTGGACGAAGCACAGAATTCAACGGATTTACAGTTGAAGATGTTCCTGACAAGGATGGGCCCTTCTGCGAAATTCATCGTGACTGGTGATGTAACGCAGATCGATTTACCTAAGAAACAAATGTCGGGTTTACATAATGCTTTGCGTATTCTGGATGATATTCCGGGTATCGAAATCATCTACCTGACAGGGGAGGATGTGGTAAGGCATAAGCTGGTGAAAAGGATTTTGAAGGCGTACGGAGATATACAGTAATTTATAAACAATAATTGATGTGATCCATCAACAACATGAAAGCAATAAAAGAAACAAATTTTAATTTTCCTGAACAGAGTAGTTTTTACAAGGGTAAGGTGCGTGATGTGTATACTATTGATCATCGTTTGATGGCCATGGTAGTGACTGACAGGATTTCTGCATTTGATGTGGTTTTACCTGAGGCTATTCCTTTTAAGGGCCAGGTGTTAAATCAGATCGGGGCTAAATTTTTAAAGGCAACAACGGATATCGTTCAGAATTGGGTGATTGCTGTACCGGATGAAATGGTGACGATTGGTCGCATTTGTGAGCCTTTTAAGGTAGAAATGGTCATCAGGGGTTACCTTGCGGGCCATGCGTGGAGGGAATATAGTGCGGGTAAAAGAAGTGTATGCGGTGTAGCGCTTCCGGATGGTTTAAAGGAGAATGATAAATTACCTCAGCCAATCATCACGCCAACAACAAAAGCGTCTGTTGGGCATGATGAGGATATCTCCAGAGAAGATATTTTAGCGAAGGGTATTGTTTCGATTGTTGATTATGATCAGTTGGAGAGTTATACTTATGCTTTGTATAAGAGAGGAACTGAAATGGCTGCTGAGCGTGGTCTGATCCTGGTAGATACGAAGTATGAGTTTGGTAAAATTGGTGAGGAAATTTACCTGATTGATGAGATCCATACGCCGGATTCTTCGCGTTATTTTTATGCGGAGGGCTATGAGATGCGCCAGGCGGAAAATACTCCTCAGAAACAGCTTTCTAAGGAGTTTGTACGCAAGTGGTTAATTGAAAATGGTTTCCAGGGTAAGGATGGACAGGTGATCCCGTTAATGACTCCTGAGGTTATTGCTTCAATTTCTGAGCGTTATATTGAGTTGTATGAGCAGATTACTGGTGATACGTTTGTAAAGAATGAGCAGGATGATATACTGAACAGAATTGAGCAGAATGTTTTAGGTAGTCTGAATACTTTGTTATCAAATTAAATTCTTAATTTGTTATATAAAAAAGGGGGATGTTATGAAATTTTCGGTAGATAAACACGAAAAGTATGTGGCAATCAGGTTGGATGAAAACAAACTGACTGCTGAGAATACGCCCGGATTAAAGTCTGAGTTCATTTTATTGAATGCTGAGGGGTATTGTAATATCGTTCTGGACTTATCGATGGTGAGTAATTGTGATGATTCACAGGACCTGAGCTGTCTTTTGGTTGG from Pedobacter sp. WC2423 carries:
- a CDS encoding PhoH family protein, which encodes MNELKLTLETVDPVQFWGANNEHYELIKHAFPKLKVVARGNEVKVLGDEGEQKLFEKKFGKLVGHLEQYGSLSPGDIESILAFKYNADVYGADAAPEKVNGGGGGEVIVFGNSGMMIKARTANQRRMVDSIVKNDVLFAIGPAGTGKTYTAVALAVRALKNKEIKRIILTRPAVEAGESLGFLPGDLKEKVDPYLRPLYDALDDMIPAEKLKLYLENRTIEIAPLAFMRGRTLDNCFVILDEAQNSTDLQLKMFLTRMGPSAKFIVTGDVTQIDLPKKQMSGLHNALRILDDIPGIEIIYLTGEDVVRHKLVKRILKAYGDIQ
- a CDS encoding phosphoribosylaminoimidazolesuccinocarboxamide synthase, with translation MKAIKETNFNFPEQSSFYKGKVRDVYTIDHRLMAMVVTDRISAFDVVLPEAIPFKGQVLNQIGAKFLKATTDIVQNWVIAVPDEMVTIGRICEPFKVEMVIRGYLAGHAWREYSAGKRSVCGVALPDGLKENDKLPQPIITPTTKASVGHDEDISREDILAKGIVSIVDYDQLESYTYALYKRGTEMAAERGLILVDTKYEFGKIGEEIYLIDEIHTPDSSRYFYAEGYEMRQAENTPQKQLSKEFVRKWLIENGFQGKDGQVIPLMTPEVIASISERYIELYEQITGDTFVKNEQDDILNRIEQNVLGSLNTLLSN
- a CDS encoding STAS domain-containing protein; the protein is MKFSVDKHEKYVAIRLDENKLTAENTPGLKSEFILLNAEGYCNIVLDLSMVSNCDDSQDLSCLLVGDRLCKKANGLFLVTGLTECIAKLLEMSSIDQSLNIVGSLDEAEDLIFMEEIEKELLGSFDQGN